A stretch of the Serratia marcescens genome encodes the following:
- the dhaR gene encoding dihydroxyacetone kinase operon transcriptional regulator DhaR: protein MDNDSRWQRLINDGELPPPLRPTQAVYASWLRCRSLMQPDVWQAPHRAQGATFESICRRKNDLLTLGQAALEDACEYMEPRRCLLMILDKSGCMLWRCGDTQTWELLQPLGFAPGAYWAEGQIGTNAPALAAAEGHPVRVSGEEHVRRALHGWSFCATPVYDNSGRQRGSIALGCLLADCAAGDLSLTLAIAREIGNSLNADGLLAESNRHLNQLYGLLDGVDDGVMAWDHRGYLQYINQRAAALLKLDEQQSQGKPLAQLLTLPALLKRAIADRQPLQHVEVTFESQRQFIAALLTLKPIFDGDRCSFIALLHPLERLRQYVSSQLGRVSHSFEQMPSASLEMRRLIRYGQQAAKGQHPILLRGEEGVGKERLSQAIHNAGERAAGPYIALNCQLLPQAQGLRELLGSDASEEEAGQLSKFELANGGTLYLEQIEYLPAEMQSALLQVLKTGVVIRLNSSRVIPVDVRVIAGSAADLPLLVQQNRFRRQLFYSLQAFEIQIPPLRQRLSDIPLLVKHHLRALEQHFQCRFRVDDEVMAQLALYLWPGNDLELKGVVERAAMICHGHHIQLADLPTHLLGQPSLLESDPQPGAPLLTLTDMERQAILRAATVSRGQLTEMAQLLGIGRTTLWRKIKQHGIDIRQFKLRA, encoded by the coding sequence ATGGACAACGATTCACGCTGGCAGCGCTTGATTAACGACGGCGAACTGCCGCCGCCACTGCGCCCGACACAGGCGGTTTACGCCTCCTGGCTGCGCTGCCGCAGCCTGATGCAGCCCGACGTCTGGCAAGCACCGCACCGCGCCCAGGGCGCCACCTTCGAATCGATTTGCCGCCGCAAGAACGACCTGCTGACGCTCGGCCAGGCGGCGCTGGAGGACGCCTGCGAATACATGGAGCCGCGTCGTTGCCTGTTGATGATCCTCGACAAGAGCGGCTGCATGCTGTGGCGCTGCGGCGACACCCAAACCTGGGAGCTTTTGCAGCCATTGGGGTTCGCCCCCGGCGCTTACTGGGCCGAGGGGCAGATCGGCACCAACGCCCCGGCGCTGGCGGCGGCAGAAGGCCACCCGGTGCGGGTGAGCGGCGAGGAGCACGTGCGCCGGGCGCTGCACGGCTGGTCATTCTGCGCGACGCCGGTCTACGACAACAGCGGCCGCCAACGCGGCTCGATCGCGCTGGGCTGCCTGCTGGCCGACTGCGCCGCCGGCGATCTGTCGCTGACGCTGGCCATCGCTCGCGAAATCGGCAATTCGCTGAACGCCGACGGCCTGCTGGCGGAATCCAACCGCCATCTTAACCAGCTTTACGGCCTGCTGGACGGCGTAGACGACGGCGTCATGGCCTGGGATCACCGTGGCTACCTGCAATATATCAACCAGCGCGCCGCCGCCCTGTTGAAGCTGGACGAGCAGCAGAGCCAGGGCAAACCGCTGGCGCAGCTGCTGACGCTGCCCGCCCTGCTCAAGCGCGCCATCGCCGACCGGCAGCCGCTGCAACACGTCGAAGTCACCTTCGAAAGCCAGCGGCAGTTTATTGCCGCCTTGCTGACGCTCAAGCCGATTTTCGACGGCGATCGCTGCAGTTTCATCGCCCTGCTGCACCCACTCGAGCGGCTGCGCCAATATGTCAGCAGCCAGTTGGGGCGCGTCAGCCACAGCTTCGAACAGATGCCCTCCGCCTCGCTGGAAATGCGGCGACTGATCCGTTACGGGCAGCAGGCGGCCAAGGGCCAGCATCCGATCCTGCTGCGCGGGGAGGAAGGGGTTGGCAAAGAGCGGCTCAGCCAGGCTATCCACAACGCCGGCGAACGTGCCGCCGGGCCGTATATCGCCCTCAACTGCCAGCTGCTGCCACAGGCGCAGGGGCTGCGTGAACTGCTGGGCAGCGACGCCAGCGAAGAAGAGGCGGGCCAGCTCAGCAAATTCGAATTGGCCAACGGCGGCACGTTGTATCTCGAACAGATCGAATACCTGCCGGCGGAGATGCAGTCGGCGTTGCTGCAGGTGCTGAAAACCGGCGTGGTGATCCGCCTCAATTCCAGCCGAGTGATCCCGGTCGATGTGCGGGTGATCGCCGGCAGCGCCGCCGATCTGCCGCTGCTGGTGCAACAAAACCGCTTCCGCCGCCAGCTGTTTTACAGCCTGCAAGCCTTCGAGATCCAGATCCCGCCGCTGCGCCAGCGGCTGAGCGATATTCCGCTGCTGGTCAAACACCATCTGCGCGCGCTGGAGCAACACTTTCAGTGTCGCTTTCGGGTGGATGACGAAGTGATGGCCCAACTGGCGCTCTACCTGTGGCCGGGCAACGATTTGGAACTGAAAGGGGTGGTGGAGCGCGCAGCGATGATTTGCCACGGCCACCACATCCAGTTAGCAGATTTGCCGACACACCTGCTCGGCCAGCCGTCGCTGCTGGAGAGCGATCCGCAGCCCGGCGCGCCGCTGTTGACGCTGACGGACATGGAGCGCCAGGCGATCCTGCGCGCGGCGACCGTCAGCCGTGGTCAGTTGACGGAGATGGCGCAGCTGCTGGGCATCGGCCGCACCACGCTGTGGCGGAAGATCAAACAGCACGGGATCGACATTCGACAGTTCAAGCTGCGCGCCTAG
- the dhaM gene encoding dihydroxyacetone kinase phosphoryl donor subunit DhaM, which yields MINIVVVSHSALLARGVEQLARQMMRGDGCKLALAAGVDDEEHPIGTDAVKVMEAIEAVADGDGVLVLMDLGSALLSAETALDLLDPDVAVKVRLCAAPLVEGTLAAVVAANSGASLEQVVAEAQGALQAKQAQLGEGSPAAKSAALPLAQGKSATWTVQNPHGLHARPAARLVETLAPFKAELVLEKQGQCVDPRSLNQLALLQVRHGDTIRLIADGAQADEALAAFNALAKQHFGETVSERQQPSLHGIPVAESVTSGPVFQAHSFWPPTADRRIGADEVLGEQQRLREALQHTLSDLNRLAERTGTLIGKPQAAIFGAHSMLLDDPDLQQAAYTRIAQQLCSAEQAWRQVLEAIAEEYRELDDDYMRARELDVRDMLRRTLCHLQGLPLPAIALAEPSILVMDELMPSEVVMLDRRLVLGICLSGGNALSHSAILAKAMGIPMVVGMQDCLSKTRSGQKAMLDAARGVLQLSH from the coding sequence ATGATTAATATCGTGGTGGTTTCGCACAGCGCGTTGCTGGCGCGCGGCGTTGAGCAGTTGGCGCGGCAGATGATGCGCGGCGATGGCTGCAAGCTGGCGCTGGCGGCGGGCGTAGATGACGAGGAACACCCGATCGGCACCGACGCGGTCAAAGTGATGGAGGCGATCGAAGCGGTCGCCGACGGTGACGGCGTTCTGGTGCTGATGGATTTGGGCAGCGCGCTGCTCAGTGCCGAAACCGCGCTCGATCTGCTGGACCCGGACGTGGCTGTCAAAGTGCGGCTGTGTGCGGCGCCGCTGGTCGAAGGCACGCTGGCGGCGGTGGTGGCCGCCAACTCCGGTGCCTCGCTGGAACAGGTGGTGGCGGAGGCTCAGGGCGCGCTGCAGGCCAAACAGGCGCAGCTGGGCGAAGGCTCGCCGGCCGCGAAAAGCGCGGCTTTGCCGCTGGCGCAGGGCAAAAGCGCAACCTGGACGGTGCAGAACCCGCACGGGCTGCACGCGCGCCCGGCGGCGCGGCTGGTCGAGACGCTGGCGCCGTTCAAGGCCGAGCTGGTGCTGGAAAAGCAGGGGCAGTGCGTCGATCCACGCAGCCTCAATCAGCTGGCGCTGCTGCAGGTGCGCCACGGCGATACTATTCGCCTGATCGCCGACGGCGCGCAGGCGGACGAGGCGCTGGCGGCGTTCAACGCGCTGGCGAAGCAACATTTCGGCGAGACGGTCTCCGAGCGGCAGCAGCCTTCGCTGCACGGTATCCCGGTGGCGGAAAGCGTCACCAGCGGGCCGGTGTTTCAGGCCCACAGCTTCTGGCCGCCAACCGCCGATCGACGGATTGGCGCGGACGAGGTGTTGGGCGAACAGCAACGCCTGCGTGAGGCGCTACAGCACACGCTGAGCGATCTGAACCGGCTGGCGGAACGCACCGGCACGCTGATCGGCAAGCCGCAGGCGGCGATCTTCGGCGCCCACAGCATGCTGCTGGACGATCCGGATCTGCAGCAGGCGGCGTACACCCGCATCGCGCAGCAGTTGTGCAGCGCCGAACAGGCCTGGCGGCAGGTGCTGGAGGCGATCGCCGAAGAGTACCGCGAGCTGGATGACGACTACATGCGGGCGCGTGAACTGGACGTGCGCGACATGCTGCGCCGCACGCTGTGCCATCTACAGGGGCTGCCGCTGCCGGCCATCGCGCTGGCAGAGCCGTCGATACTGGTGATGGACGAGCTGATGCCTTCGGAGGTGGTGATGCTCGACAGGCGGCTGGTGCTCGGCATCTGCCTGAGCGGTGGCAATGCCCTGTCGCACAGCGCCATTCTGGCGAAGGCGATGGGCATTCCGATGGTGGTCGGTATGCAGGATTGCCTGAGCAAAACCCGCAGCGGGCAGAAGGCGATGCTGGACGCCGCGCGCGGGGTGTTGCAGCTCAGCCACTAG
- the dhaL gene encoding dihydroxyacetone kinase subunit DhaL: MALTKQQVVDWLMRCGEVFSRERDFLTRLDTEIGDADHGLNMNRGFNKVVEKLPSVADKDIGFILKNTGMTLLSSVGGASGPLFGTFFIRAAQAANAKQSLDLPELHQMMQEGVEGVVMRGKAEPGDKTMCDVWWPVVESLGQSAQQNLSVAEALQRAADSAERAVESTITMQARKGRASYLGERSIGHQDPGATSVMLMMKTLAEVAGS; the protein is encoded by the coding sequence ATGGCGTTGACCAAACAACAGGTTGTCGATTGGCTGATGCGTTGCGGCGAGGTGTTCAGCCGGGAGCGCGATTTTCTGACCCGGCTGGACACCGAGATCGGTGATGCCGACCACGGTTTGAACATGAATCGCGGTTTCAACAAGGTGGTGGAAAAGCTGCCGTCGGTGGCGGACAAGGATATCGGCTTTATCCTGAAAAACACCGGCATGACGCTGCTGTCGAGCGTGGGCGGCGCCAGCGGCCCGCTGTTCGGCACCTTCTTCATCCGCGCGGCACAGGCGGCGAACGCCAAGCAAAGCCTGGATCTGCCGGAGCTGCATCAGATGATGCAAGAGGGGGTGGAAGGCGTGGTGATGCGCGGTAAGGCGGAGCCGGGCGATAAAACCATGTGCGACGTCTGGTGGCCGGTGGTGGAAAGCCTCGGCCAGTCCGCGCAGCAGAACCTGAGCGTGGCGGAAGCGCTGCAGCGCGCCGCCGACAGCGCCGAGCGGGCGGTGGAGAGCACCATTACCATGCAGGCGCGCAAGGGGCGGGCCAGTTATCTGGGCGAGCGCAGCATCGGCCACCAGGATCCCGGCGCCACTTCGGTGATGCTGATGATGAAAACGCTGGCTGAGGTCGCCGGTAGTTAG
- the dhaK gene encoding dihydroxyacetone kinase subunit DhaK, with product MKKLINQVESVLEEQLQGLAEAHPELLVHADPVFVTRADAPVAGKVAILSGGGSGHEPMHCGFVGEGMLDGACPGEIFTSPTPDKMYECGQAIDGGAGVLLLIKNYTGDVLNFETATELLHDSGVAVATVLVDDDVAVKDSLFTAGRRGVANTVLMEKLLGAAAARGDDLDSVVTLGHRINNHGHSIGIALGACTVPAAGKPSFTLTENEMEFGVGIHGEPGIARRPFTTLNAAVDDMFHTLIDHGHYQRTIRVWDRQQGEWRDEMQTKQPLTRGDRAIALVNNLGATPLSELYGVYHRLAERCAEAGIIIERNLVGSYCTSLDMQGVSITLLNVDDELLSLWDAPVKTPALRWGC from the coding sequence GTGAAAAAACTGATTAATCAGGTCGAGTCGGTGTTGGAAGAGCAGTTGCAGGGGCTGGCGGAGGCCCATCCCGAGCTGCTGGTGCACGCGGATCCGGTCTTCGTGACCCGCGCCGACGCGCCGGTGGCGGGCAAGGTGGCGATCCTGTCCGGCGGCGGCAGCGGCCATGAGCCGATGCACTGCGGTTTCGTCGGCGAAGGGATGCTCGACGGCGCCTGTCCGGGCGAGATTTTTACCTCGCCGACGCCGGATAAAATGTACGAGTGCGGCCAGGCGATCGACGGCGGTGCCGGGGTGTTGCTGCTGATCAAGAACTACACCGGCGACGTGCTCAACTTCGAAACCGCCACCGAGCTGCTGCACGACAGCGGCGTCGCGGTGGCGACGGTGCTGGTGGATGACGACGTGGCGGTCAAAGACAGCCTGTTTACCGCCGGGCGGCGCGGGGTGGCCAACACCGTGCTGATGGAGAAGCTGTTGGGCGCCGCCGCGGCGCGCGGCGATGATCTGGACAGCGTGGTGACGTTAGGGCATCGCATCAACAACCACGGGCACTCGATCGGCATCGCGCTGGGGGCTTGCACCGTGCCGGCCGCCGGCAAGCCGTCGTTCACCCTGACGGAAAACGAAATGGAGTTCGGCGTCGGCATTCACGGCGAGCCGGGCATTGCGCGCCGCCCGTTCACCACGCTCAACGCGGCGGTGGACGACATGTTCCATACGCTGATCGACCACGGCCACTATCAGCGCACGATCCGCGTCTGGGATCGTCAGCAGGGCGAGTGGCGCGACGAGATGCAGACCAAACAGCCGCTGACGCGCGGCGATCGTGCGATCGCGCTGGTCAACAACCTGGGCGCTACGCCACTGTCGGAGCTATACGGCGTGTACCATCGGCTGGCGGAGCGCTGCGCCGAAGCGGGCATCATCATTGAACGCAACCTGGTGGGGTCTTATTGCACCTCGCTCGATATGCAGGGCGTGTCTATCACGCTGTTGAACGTGGACGACGAGCTGTTGTCCTTGTGGGATGCGCCGGTGAAAACACCTGCGCTGCGTTGGGGTTGCTGA
- a CDS encoding glycerol dehydrogenase has protein sequence MLRIIQSPGKYIQGANALAAVGEYAKSLADHYLVIADDFVMQLAGDTLMGSLQQHGVKHHAARFNGECCRKEIDRLGHELQAHGCRGVIGVGGGKTLDTAKAVAHYQQLPVVLIPTIASTDAPTSALSVLYTEQGEFAEYLIYPRNPDMVVMDSAIIAKAPVRLLVAGMGDALSTYFEAQACFDAQATSMAGGKSTLAALSLARLCYDTLLAEGVKAKLAVEAGVVTEAVERIIEANTYLSGIGFESSGLAAAHAIHNGFTVLEECHHLYHGEKVAFGTLAQLVLQNSPMAQIETVLAFCHGIGLPITLAQMGVTGDATAKIMAVAEASCAAGETIHNMPFKVTPAGVQAAILTADRLGAAWLQRH, from the coding sequence ATGTTGAGAATCATCCAGTCACCAGGCAAATATATTCAGGGCGCCAATGCGCTGGCCGCCGTCGGCGAATATGCCAAATCCCTCGCCGATCACTACCTGGTGATCGCAGACGACTTCGTGATGCAGCTGGCGGGCGACACCCTGATGGGCAGCCTGCAGCAGCACGGCGTGAAACATCACGCGGCCCGCTTCAACGGCGAGTGCTGCCGCAAAGAGATAGACCGGCTCGGGCATGAGCTCCAGGCCCACGGTTGCCGCGGCGTGATCGGCGTCGGCGGCGGCAAGACGCTCGACACCGCCAAGGCCGTGGCGCACTACCAACAGCTGCCGGTGGTGCTTATTCCCACCATCGCCTCCACCGATGCGCCGACCAGCGCGCTGTCGGTCCTCTACACTGAACAGGGCGAATTCGCCGAATACCTGATTTACCCGCGCAACCCGGACATGGTGGTGATGGACAGCGCCATCATCGCCAAAGCGCCGGTGCGCCTGCTGGTGGCCGGCATGGGCGACGCGCTCTCCACCTATTTCGAAGCCCAGGCCTGTTTCGACGCCCAGGCCACCAGCATGGCCGGCGGCAAATCGACGCTGGCGGCGCTCAGCCTGGCGCGGCTGTGTTATGACACGCTGCTGGCGGAAGGGGTGAAAGCCAAACTGGCGGTCGAGGCCGGCGTGGTGACGGAAGCGGTGGAGCGCATCATTGAGGCCAATACCTATCTGAGCGGCATCGGCTTCGAGAGCAGCGGTCTGGCGGCGGCGCATGCCATTCACAACGGTTTTACCGTGCTCGAAGAGTGCCACCACCTGTATCACGGCGAGAAAGTGGCGTTCGGCACCCTGGCGCAGCTGGTGCTGCAGAACAGCCCGATGGCGCAGATTGAAACCGTGCTGGCGTTTTGCCATGGCATCGGCTTGCCGATCACGCTGGCGCAGATGGGCGTCACCGGCGATGCGACGGCGAAGATCATGGCGGTGGCCGAGGCCAGCTGCGCGGCCGGCGAAACCATTCACAACATGCCGTTCAAGGTCACCCCTGCGGGCGTGCAGGCGGCGATCCTGACGGCGGATAGGCTGGGCGCCGCCTGGCTGCAGCGTCATTGA
- a CDS encoding DUF1190 family protein, producing MKRTKNINQETFRKSWRSYRVAPVALAISAVFMLAGCEKSDETVSLYQNADDCSRANPSMSEQCTTSYNNALKEAAKTAPKYATREDCVAEFGEAQCTQAPAPAQAGMAAESQSSGSFWMPLMAGYMMGRLMGGSGFAQQPLFTSKNAASPANGKFVDASGKSYGPATAGGRTMTVPKTAMAPKPAVTNTVTRGGFGESVAKQTSMQRSSATSNSGSRSMGG from the coding sequence ATGAAACGGACAAAAAACATCAACCAAGAGACGTTCCGCAAATCCTGGCGCAGCTACCGTGTCGCGCCCGTGGCTTTGGCGATCAGCGCTGTCTTTATGCTGGCCGGCTGCGAGAAGAGCGATGAAACGGTCTCCCTGTATCAGAATGCCGATGACTGTTCGCGCGCCAATCCTTCGATGAGCGAGCAGTGCACCACCTCCTACAACAACGCCCTGAAAGAAGCGGCGAAAACCGCGCCGAAATACGCTACCCGCGAAGACTGCGTCGCCGAGTTCGGCGAAGCGCAGTGCACCCAGGCGCCGGCTCCGGCGCAGGCCGGCATGGCGGCGGAATCGCAAAGCAGCGGCAGCTTCTGGATGCCGCTGATGGCGGGCTACATGATGGGCCGCCTGATGGGCGGCTCCGGCTTCGCGCAGCAGCCGCTCTTCACCTCCAAGAACGCCGCCAGCCCGGCGAACGGCAAGTTTGTCGACGCCAGCGGCAAGAGCTACGGCCCGGCCACCGCCGGCGGCCGCACCATGACGGTGCCGAAAACCGCCATGGCGCCGAAGCCTGCAGTCACCAACACCGTGACTCGCGGCGGCTTCGGCGAGAGCGTGGCCAAGCAGACCAGCATGC